One Ranitomeya imitator isolate aRanImi1 chromosome 1, aRanImi1.pri, whole genome shotgun sequence DNA window includes the following coding sequences:
- the LOC138673070 gene encoding uncharacterized protein: protein MEGVLANIAKIYADFTFEANQLAVSVREREEQRLRILRQRRKRRLWIHPITAQRMTRGVYSTLYMELRENPQKFFNYVRMRAENFEFLLGYVEDCIRRRDTQMRFSISPAERLMVTIRFLATGESFSSLHFQYRLGISTISGIIRDTCRALWECLQVEYIPEPSQERWLEIAQNFHQICQFPNCVGAVDGKHIRIVKPSGSGSQFYNYKKYFSIVLMAIADAQCKFIAVDIGAYGRANDSQIFKNSPMGRRLYGETFDFPPPRPLPGTTSPPLPFVCVGDDAFQLSPHLLKPFGSSGLTQRKKIYNYRLTRARRVVECAFGILTAKWRVLLTAIKLQTETVDDVVKACVVLHNFVLSKEQVSLEDNVSESTLRDYQNPTFRSPVAVSRMRDSFADYFMSPAGSVDWQYEMV from the exons atggaaggagtcctggcgaacattgcaaagatctatgcggattttacttttgaggcaaatcagttggcagtcagcgttcgagagagggaggaacaaagactgcgcatcctacggcagcggcggaagagaaggctgtggatccatcccatcacagcacaacgtatgacccgtggtgtttattccacgctttacatggaactaagggaaaaccctcaaaagttcttcaattatgtgaggatgagagctgaaaatttcgagtttTTATTAGGCTATGTAGAAGACTGTATAcgtagacgagacacccagatgcgattctcaatatcaccagcagagcgtctcatggtgactattcg attccttgcaactggagagtcgttctcatccctccattttcagtatcgacttgggatatccaccatctcggggatcatcagagatacctgccgggcattgtgggagtgcctacaagtggaatacatcccagagccatcacaggagaggtggctggagatcgcccaaaattttcatcaaatttgccagtttccaaattgtgttggagcagttgatggaaagcacatacggatcgtcaaaccttcaggctctggatcacagttttataactataagaagtacttctctattgtgttgatggccatagccgatgcacaatgcaagttcattgctgttgatatcggtgcgtatggacgcgcaaatgattcacaaatatttaaaaattcaccaatggggcgccgtttatatggagagacatttgattttccgccccctagacctctccctggaaccactagtccaccattaccatttgtttgtgttggagatgatgccttccagctttccccacacttgctgaaaccctttggaagtagtggactgacccagaggaaaaaaatttacaattaccgcttaaccagagcacgaagagtagtggaatgtgcttttggcatcttaactgccaaatggagagtcctgctaactgcaattaaactgcagactgaaactgtcgatgatgtggtcaaagcgtgcgttgtcctgcacaattttgttttatcaaaagaacaagtttccctggaggataatgtttctgaaagcaccttacgggattaccaaaaccccacttttcgcagtccagtagcagtctccagaatgcgggacagttttgcagactacttcatgtctcctgcaggatcagttgactggcagtatgaaatggtgtaa
- the LOC138673076 gene encoding soluble scavenger receptor cysteine-rich domain-containing protein SSC5D-like, whose product MSDRRHADQLITRRLWEEVCSAVMDNWEELDAGAQDLARNRIIVRWRSLRDRFKREFNKEMQAPSGSRGRRSRYKHARALSFLRSTLLSRSTFCSTREPASELHPSGAIPQESATGDHVNPSVSAPSLSFDPSASSTSAGAAGRTSSLEAAGDELEFPLPHPSATAATSRPTLWSGRQRQRGQERSYAPDFLQLNASFHSAIKLLSEQTSAGYNMLNKSILELSSRLDRMQSDANQSPRHCFFQSVLRHMENLTPDLQMHVMQGCHTALAQAMSHAPPPTLHVSTPFPFQSTVYPPVRPPPVRPPPVHSTPSSFVPSPLSLSQFLPSPFHSSPLTSPFPIPPTPSYLPHTTSAPQLSTQPHVFTTHSTSVPPRDVLSPTLDVVRPVSPSATISTPNYENL is encoded by the exons atgtcggaccgccgccatgctgaccagttaatcacccgacggctatgggaggaagtgtgcagtgctgttatggataactgggaggaactcgatgctggggcccaggatctagcgc gtaacaggattatcgtgcggtggcggtcactcagggatcgcttcaagagggagtttaataaggagatgcaggccccgagtggatctagaggacgcaggagcagatacaaacatgccagagccctgtcgttcctccggtcgacgctgctgagcagaag cactttctgcagcactcgggagcctgcatcagagttgcacccctctggagcgatccctcaagagtccgccaccggggaccacgtcaacccctctgtttctgcaccttccctttcgtttgatccctcagcctcatccaccagcgctggagcagcagggcggacttcgtcacttgaagctgcaggtgatgagttagagttccctttaccccacccctctgccactgccgcaacatctagaccaacgttgtggtcaggacggcagcgccagagaggtcaggaaaggagctatgcgcctgactttttgcagctgaatgcatcctttcacagtgccatcaagcttttgagtgagcaaacgtctgctgggtacaatatgcttaacaaaagcatacttgaactcagcagtcgtcttgataggatgcaatcagatgcaaatcagtcaccaaggcactgtttttttcagtcggtactcaggcacatggaaaatctaactcctgacctgcagatgcatgtgatgcaaggctgccacactgctctagcgcaggcgatgtcccatgcccctccacctacccttcatgtgtcaacacctttcccctttcaatccaccgtctatcctcccgtccgtcctcctcctgtccgtcctcctcccgtccattctactccttcgtcatttgttccttccccccttagtctttcccagtttttaccgtcccccttccattcttcccctttaacttctccgttcccaatcccaccaacaccttcatacctcccacacaccacatcagcacctcaactctctacacaacctcatgttttcaccacccattctacttctgttcctccccgtgatgtcctgtcccccactctcgacgtggtccgccctgtcagcccctccgctactatctccaccccaaactatgagaatctgtaa